From a single Clostridium isatidis genomic region:
- a CDS encoding DUF1846 domain-containing protein: MKIGFDHKKYLEEQSKYILERVNNYDKLYLEFGGKLMYDLHAKRVLPGFDENAKIKLLHKLREKVEVIICVYAGDIERNKIRGDFGTTYDLEVFRLIDDLRSYDLDVNSVVITRYESQPSTKVFINKLERRGIKVYKHKTTKGYPTDVDTIVSDEGYGENPYVETTKPIVVVTGPGPGSGKLGTCLSQLYHEFRRGKKAGYSKFETFPVWNVPLKHPLNIAYEAATVDLKDVNMIDSFHFDAYNKVAVNYNRDIESFPLLKRIIEKITGKESIYKSPTDMGVNRVGFGIIDDEVVKEASKQEIIRRYFKTICEYKKGYVNKDTADRAKLIMEELNLKETDRRVVLPAREYAQNKKQLLNKNDAYSVVALELEDGKIVTGRKSEIMDASAAVILNAIKYLANIADNIHLLSPVILEPIINLKSKTLGIKQTSLNCEEILIALSICAATNPTTQVALEKLTCLKDCQAHSTTLISSNDEQTFRRLGIDVTCDPEFESEKLYYI; encoded by the coding sequence ATGAAGATAGGATTCGACCATAAAAAATACTTAGAAGAACAATCTAAATACATATTAGAAAGAGTAAATAATTATGATAAATTGTATCTGGAATTTGGTGGGAAATTAATGTATGACTTACATGCTAAAAGAGTACTGCCAGGTTTTGATGAAAATGCAAAAATTAAACTTCTTCATAAACTTAGAGAAAAGGTAGAAGTTATAATCTGCGTATATGCTGGAGATATAGAAAGAAATAAAATCAGAGGTGATTTTGGTACAACTTATGATTTAGAAGTATTTAGATTAATTGATGATTTAAGATCATATGATTTAGATGTAAACAGTGTTGTAATAACAAGATATGAATCACAGCCTTCTACAAAAGTCTTTATTAATAAATTAGAACGCAGAGGGATTAAGGTTTATAAGCATAAGACAACAAAAGGATATCCAACTGATGTAGATACAATAGTAAGTGATGAAGGATATGGAGAAAATCCATATGTTGAAACTACTAAACCAATAGTAGTAGTAACGGGACCAGGGCCAGGAAGTGGAAAATTAGGAACTTGCTTAAGTCAACTTTATCATGAATTTAGAAGAGGAAAAAAGGCTGGATATTCAAAATTTGAAACCTTCCCTGTTTGGAATGTTCCTCTTAAACATCCGTTAAATATTGCCTATGAAGCAGCAACAGTTGATTTAAAGGATGTAAACATGATAGATTCTTTCCATTTTGATGCTTATAATAAGGTTGCAGTTAATTACAATAGAGATATAGAAAGTTTTCCATTATTAAAAAGAATAATAGAGAAAATTACTGGTAAAGAATCTATATATAAATCTCCTACAGATATGGGAGTTAATAGAGTAGGTTTTGGTATAATTGATGATGAAGTTGTTAAGGAAGCGTCAAAACAAGAAATAATTAGAAGATATTTTAAGACTATATGTGAGTATAAAAAAGGTTATGTAAATAAAGATACAGCTGATAGAGCAAAACTAATTATGGAAGAATTGAATTTAAAAGAAACTGATAGAAGAGTAGTTTTACCTGCTAGAGAATATGCACAAAATAAGAAACAATTATTAAATAAAAATGATGCATATTCAGTTGTTGCATTAGAACTTGAAGATGGAAAGATTGTAACTGGTAGAAAGTCAGAAATAATGGATGCATCTGCTGCAGTAATTTTAAATGCTATAAAATATTTAGCTAATATAGCAGATAATATCCATCTATTATCCCCAGTAATATTAGAACCAATAATAAATTTAAAATCTAAGACCTTAGGTATAAAACAAACTTCATTAAATTGTGAAGAAATATTAATTGCTTTAAGTATATGCGCAGCTACCAATCCTACTACTCAAGTAGCTTTAGAAAAGTTAACTTGTCTAAAGGATTGCCAAGCCCATTCAACTACATTAATATCATCTAATGATGAGCAAACTTTCAGAAGATTAGGAATAGATGTAACTTGTGATCCAGAATTTGAAAGTGAAAAATTATATTACATATAG